A section of the Vibrio vulnificus CMCP6 genome encodes:
- a CDS encoding YcbK family protein, with amino-acid sequence MSDQYSRRQFLRMTGGGLLLASAMPKLAMASYPDQPRTLALNNLHTGELLETCYFDGSTYLIEELARIDKICRDFRQNEVHPMDRRLFDHLTQIQKLIGTENEVQIISGYRSPQTNAALRAKSSGVAKKSYHMLGRAIDFRLDGVKLSTVRDAALSLEAGGVGYYPGSNFVHIDTGPVRSW; translated from the coding sequence ATGTCTGATCAATATTCTCGACGACAATTTTTACGTATGACCGGTGGGGGTTTATTGCTGGCGTCAGCCATGCCGAAACTTGCGATGGCGTCGTATCCTGATCAGCCTCGTACTCTTGCGCTCAACAATCTACACACTGGTGAGTTACTTGAAACGTGCTATTTCGACGGTTCGACTTATCTGATTGAAGAGTTGGCGCGTATTGATAAGATTTGCCGAGATTTCCGCCAAAACGAAGTGCACCCCATGGATCGCCGTTTGTTTGATCACCTGACTCAAATTCAAAAACTGATTGGTACAGAAAACGAAGTCCAAATCATTTCAGGCTACCGATCGCCACAAACCAACGCCGCGCTGCGCGCTAAATCCTCTGGTGTGGCGAAGAAAAGCTACCATATGCTTGGACGGGCCATCGACTTTCGCCTTGATGGCGTGAAGCTTTCAACAGTGCGTGATGCCGCTTTAAGTCTCGAAGCGGGTGGGGTCGGCTACTATCCGGGCAGTAATTTTGTTCATATCGACACGGGTCCGGTTCGCTCTTGGTGA
- a CDS encoding L,D-transpeptidase family protein: MRWQRVLLLIGIFFSSPTWSLTGLEEKQWLDGNSAVFAYVQFPEHVERLYQGNHHRLIWSDNEATSQLEFQLELIKTASVSPYFDYQISKLRRYKNEQKWFEYDIVATDLLLSYISYLEKLPQHGKEWLFTQPLSQSLPAPSYSSMNRLSADIQAGYLATFVRSLRSPLQRHQQFANRYSRLLKARDHAVPLFHQVGLLKLGDKLPDRANLIKRLEVVGLETSHLKRDIKYYDTQLELAVKQFQKMHGLTQDGVVGPITLKWLNMTPAQRLHSMALNSERSRLWPEERDLLVLVNVPGYEMKFWYKGEEIFESKVVVGRKSRKTPIMVGKMDGVVLNPVWNVPKTIMVKDILPKVKYDQSFLTKQNIEIVEGWDSQTAVNPQTIDWTKVSLKSFPYKMRQLAGDKNALGLYKFNIPNKRAIFLHDTPSKSLFQEDSRAFSSGCVRVQNADQFALQLLKTQGLEEELSNLATRQEANTMIPLKRRIPVHIIYQTVWFEGEELNYRDDIYQYDLVDDHKG, encoded by the coding sequence ATGCGGTGGCAACGAGTGTTACTTCTGATAGGCATTTTCTTCTCTAGTCCTACTTGGTCGCTGACCGGATTAGAAGAGAAGCAGTGGTTGGATGGGAACTCCGCCGTGTTTGCCTATGTCCAGTTTCCTGAGCATGTTGAGCGCTTGTATCAAGGAAATCATCATCGACTCATTTGGTCTGATAATGAAGCGACCTCGCAACTTGAATTCCAGCTAGAACTGATCAAAACCGCGTCTGTCAGCCCCTATTTCGACTACCAAATCAGTAAACTGAGGCGCTATAAAAACGAGCAAAAATGGTTTGAGTATGACATTGTTGCCACCGACCTACTGCTTTCCTACATCAGCTACTTGGAAAAACTCCCCCAACATGGCAAAGAGTGGCTCTTTACACAGCCGTTAAGCCAAAGTTTGCCCGCACCTTCTTATTCATCAATGAATCGTTTATCTGCAGATATTCAGGCTGGGTATTTAGCAACGTTTGTCCGTTCATTGCGTTCGCCGTTGCAGCGCCATCAGCAGTTTGCCAATCGTTATAGTCGTTTACTAAAGGCGCGAGATCACGCCGTGCCGCTTTTTCATCAGGTGGGTTTATTGAAGCTGGGGGATAAACTGCCTGATAGAGCCAATTTGATCAAACGTTTAGAAGTGGTGGGTCTTGAAACCAGCCATTTGAAGCGGGATATCAAATACTACGACACGCAGCTTGAACTGGCGGTGAAACAATTTCAAAAAATGCATGGGCTGACGCAAGACGGTGTTGTCGGGCCTATTACCTTAAAATGGCTTAACATGACTCCCGCTCAGCGGCTGCACTCGATGGCGTTGAACTCTGAGCGCTCGAGACTTTGGCCAGAAGAACGAGATCTGCTGGTCTTGGTCAATGTGCCAGGCTATGAGATGAAGTTTTGGTATAAGGGCGAGGAGATCTTTGAATCCAAAGTGGTAGTTGGCAGAAAGAGCCGAAAAACGCCGATTATGGTGGGCAAGATGGATGGGGTGGTGCTAAATCCCGTATGGAACGTGCCGAAAACCATTATGGTCAAAGATATTTTGCCCAAAGTGAAATATGACCAAAGCTTCTTAACCAAACAAAATATTGAAATTGTTGAAGGGTGGGACTCGCAAACCGCGGTGAATCCACAAACCATTGATTGGACAAAGGTGTCACTCAAATCCTTCCCATACAAGATGCGTCAACTGGCTGGAGATAAAAACGCGTTAGGGCTGTACAAATTTAATATTCCCAATAAGCGTGCGATCTTTTTGCACGACACTCCGTCGAAAAGTTTGTTCCAAGAAGACAGCCGAGCGTTCAGCTCTGGGTGTGTGCGGGTTCAAAATGCCGATCAGTTTGCGCTGCAATTGCTGAAAACCCAAGGGCTGGAGGAAGAGCTCTCCAATTTAGCGACTCGGCAAGAAGCCAACACTATGATCCCCCTCAAGCGTCGTATTCCCGTCCATATCATCTATCAGACAGTGTGGTTTGAAGGGGAAGAGCTGAACTATCGCGATGATATCTATCAGTACGATCTCGTGGATGATCACAAAGGCTGA
- a CDS encoding DUF1513 domain-containing protein: MQPMVTNEQRRALLKAALFGVSAPLMPFGCASTNKDARQAEPALVGCAIRGRHQYTAVVADQYGRPLQQLPLPERGHGVATNAQGHATVFARRPGSFFMVFDYHSGETIHLQSAHPERHFYGHGVYSHAGDYLFATEGERSTSRGIIGVYDVRNRYKKVAELSGFGIGPHEVIMMPDGVLAIGVGGVHTHGRAPLNLDTMRPSLSYLSQQGKLLEQVALSDPKLSIRHLAHDGAETVLCGQQYRGEPDEYPSLLAMHTRGGEMMSLRAEPEQWARFNHYIASIAATSDWILATSPPGNCYGIWSKASGELVELAALPDASGVVVYQDQFRVSSGAGKVITTSVQMGSSEIQSNIQWDNHWSKLL; the protein is encoded by the coding sequence ATGCAACCGATGGTGACTAACGAACAACGACGAGCTTTATTAAAAGCTGCACTGTTTGGCGTGAGTGCACCGCTCATGCCTTTTGGCTGTGCATCAACCAATAAAGATGCGAGACAAGCTGAACCCGCATTGGTGGGATGCGCGATTCGTGGACGTCACCAATATACAGCGGTAGTGGCTGATCAATATGGCCGACCACTACAGCAGTTGCCGCTTCCTGAGCGTGGTCATGGTGTCGCCACCAATGCGCAAGGACATGCGACGGTATTTGCACGTCGTCCGGGTAGTTTCTTCATGGTGTTTGATTATCACTCAGGAGAAACCATCCATCTGCAAAGTGCGCATCCCGAAAGGCATTTTTATGGCCACGGCGTCTACTCTCATGCCGGGGATTACCTCTTTGCCACCGAGGGAGAGCGAAGTACAAGCCGAGGTATCATCGGTGTGTACGATGTCCGCAACCGTTATAAAAAAGTCGCGGAGCTCAGCGGATTTGGCATTGGCCCTCATGAGGTGATCATGATGCCTGATGGTGTGTTGGCCATTGGTGTTGGCGGCGTTCATACCCATGGTCGAGCACCATTGAATCTGGACACTATGCGACCATCGTTAAGTTACCTTTCACAACAAGGGAAACTGTTAGAGCAAGTCGCTTTATCGGATCCTAAGCTAAGCATTCGGCATCTCGCCCACGATGGTGCGGAAACGGTGTTGTGTGGCCAGCAGTATCGAGGTGAGCCGGATGAGTACCCATCGCTGCTGGCGATGCACACTCGTGGGGGGGAGATGATGTCATTACGTGCTGAACCAGAGCAGTGGGCACGTTTTAATCATTACATCGCCAGCATTGCGGCAACATCCGATTGGATTTTGGCCACCTCACCACCAGGCAACTGCTATGGTATCTGGTCAAAAGCTAGTGGAGAATTGGTGGAATTAGCTGCATTGCCTGATGCCTCAGGCGTGGTGGTTTACCAAGATCAGTTTCGCGTGAGTTCTGGGGCCGGAAAAGTGATCACCACATCGGTCCAGATGGGCAGTTCTGAGATTCAATCGAATATTCAATGGGATAATCACTGGTCAAAATTATTGTGA
- a CDS encoding imelysin family protein translates to MKTIHISLAMGAALLFVGCQSTTDSHKVSQHRSDAVFHIERAVAATLAQETTELVSAFVHYCQLPEAGMDTVKKQWHRSMLSWMALQGQERGPAAALEQSWNVQFWPDKKNTTGRKMSALIQQNKTWKADDIAVQSVTVQGLGAIEWLLYDESSDLSRNAQTCQTGVAISRHLNQNTQRISDAWSSNPWASLNEKEWHSEYISLLSNQLEYAMKKLSRPLANIGQPRPYFSESWRSQTSLSNLKANVEALKALYLANGEGLDATLRGMDKAELADRVVNQFDVTLATWPEQKSLFAALQDKEGYRMALTQLRKLEQLKYLIHDEVAVELGVVIGFNATDGD, encoded by the coding sequence ATGAAAACCATACACATTTCACTTGCAATGGGCGCGGCGCTGCTCTTCGTCGGTTGCCAATCAACAACAGACTCGCACAAGGTTTCACAACATCGTAGCGACGCGGTTTTCCATATCGAACGAGCGGTGGCAGCCACTTTGGCTCAAGAAACTACAGAACTTGTTAGCGCGTTTGTGCATTACTGCCAGCTACCAGAGGCGGGCATGGACACCGTCAAGAAACAGTGGCACCGCAGTATGTTGAGCTGGATGGCGTTGCAAGGTCAAGAGCGCGGACCTGCAGCGGCGCTTGAGCAAAGCTGGAACGTACAATTTTGGCCAGATAAAAAGAACACCACAGGACGTAAGATGTCCGCGTTGATTCAGCAGAACAAAACATGGAAAGCAGATGACATCGCGGTACAAAGTGTGACAGTTCAAGGTCTTGGTGCGATTGAATGGCTACTTTATGATGAAAGTTCAGATCTCAGTCGAAATGCTCAAACTTGCCAAACTGGGGTCGCGATTAGCCGTCATCTCAATCAAAACACGCAACGTATTTCAGATGCATGGTCAAGTAACCCTTGGGCATCGCTCAATGAGAAAGAGTGGCACTCAGAGTACATTTCACTGCTGTCAAACCAATTGGAATATGCTATGAAAAAGCTGAGCCGTCCGTTAGCCAATATTGGTCAACCTCGCCCCTATTTTTCTGAATCATGGCGCTCTCAAACCTCCCTTTCCAATCTAAAAGCGAACGTGGAAGCATTAAAAGCGCTTTATTTAGCCAATGGAGAGGGGCTAGACGCTACATTGAGGGGAATGGATAAAGCAGAGTTGGCAGATCGAGTGGTGAATCAGTTTGATGTCACTTTAGCGACTTGGCCTGAGCAAAAGAGCTTGTTTGCAGCATTGCAAGACAAAGAAGGCTATCGAATGGCGTTGACTCAGTTACGCAAACTGGAGCAGTTAAAGTACCTCATCCACGATGAAGTGGCGGTCGAGTTAGGTGTCGTTATAGGATTCAATGCAACCGATGGTGACTAA
- a CDS encoding di-heme oxidoredictase family protein, producing MKPYLLSTLIVLSSTAFANDLKSGGDTSVKKEGPNAFSLPAANLPMSKRLDFSVGNSFFRNPWVSAPASTDARDGLGPLFNTNGCQNCHIKDGRGHPPEKGDSHAVSMLVRLSIPALTAEQKKAVITSGVIPEPTYGGQLQDFALQDQKPEGQISIRYSDVPVTFSDGTTVVLRKPTVEIRDLAYGEMHPQTLLSARVAPPMIGLGLLESIAEETLLQWADEDDRNQDGISGKLNKVWDVQTQSLAIGRFGWKAGQPTLMQQNAAAFNGDLGLTSHLFPQENCTDRQDLCRKLPNGGSPEVSDNILDFVEFYSQHLAVPIRRNVNDPQVKLGETLFVQSGCESCHKQTVKTAKREALPALSEQTIHPYTDLLLHDMGPGLADNRPEYLANGQEWRTPPLWGIGYTQEVNDHTYFLHDGRARNLMEAVLWHGGEAEAAKQNVLKMSAKERDALIAFLNSL from the coding sequence ATGAAGCCGTACTTGCTCAGCACTCTCATCGTGCTCTCTTCAACCGCATTTGCCAACGACCTTAAATCTGGTGGTGACACCAGCGTTAAAAAAGAGGGTCCAAATGCTTTTTCATTACCAGCGGCCAATCTTCCAATGAGCAAAAGATTGGACTTTAGTGTAGGTAACAGTTTTTTCCGCAACCCTTGGGTGTCTGCACCGGCCTCAACGGATGCACGTGATGGTCTTGGTCCACTGTTTAACACGAATGGTTGTCAAAACTGCCACATTAAAGATGGTCGGGGGCATCCTCCTGAAAAAGGGGATAGTCATGCTGTATCAATGCTGGTGCGCTTGAGCATTCCAGCACTCACGGCGGAGCAGAAAAAAGCGGTGATCACCAGTGGTGTCATTCCTGAACCGACTTACGGTGGTCAGTTGCAAGATTTTGCTCTTCAAGACCAAAAACCGGAAGGGCAAATCAGCATCCGTTACAGCGATGTACCTGTTACATTCAGTGATGGGACGACGGTGGTGTTGCGTAAGCCGACGGTAGAGATCCGTGATCTGGCTTATGGAGAGATGCATCCACAAACCTTGCTTTCTGCTCGTGTCGCACCTCCAATGATCGGTCTTGGGCTGCTTGAATCGATAGCCGAAGAAACCCTGTTGCAGTGGGCAGATGAAGACGATCGCAATCAAGACGGTATCTCAGGAAAACTCAATAAAGTGTGGGATGTGCAAACTCAATCCCTCGCAATTGGTCGTTTTGGTTGGAAAGCGGGGCAGCCAACCTTAATGCAACAAAACGCGGCGGCGTTTAATGGCGACCTTGGCTTAACCAGCCATCTCTTCCCGCAAGAAAACTGCACCGATAGACAAGATCTCTGTCGCAAGTTGCCCAATGGTGGCTCGCCAGAGGTGAGTGACAACATTTTGGATTTTGTTGAGTTCTATTCTCAGCATTTAGCGGTGCCGATTCGTCGCAACGTGAATGATCCGCAGGTCAAGCTCGGCGAGACGCTGTTCGTTCAATCAGGCTGTGAGAGTTGTCATAAGCAGACGGTGAAAACCGCCAAACGTGAGGCATTGCCTGCATTGTCAGAACAAACCATTCATCCCTATACTGATTTATTGTTGCACGACATGGGGCCAGGTTTGGCAGACAATCGACCAGAATACCTAGCCAATGGTCAAGAGTGGCGAACACCACCGTTGTGGGGCATTGGTTATACGCAAGAAGTGAATGATCACACTTATTTTTTACACGATGGAAGAGCACGAAATCTGATGGAAGCGGTGCTTTGGCATGGCGGTGAAGCGGAAGCAGCCAAGCAAAACGTGTTGAAGATGTCAGCAAAAGAGCGCGATGCGTTGATCGCTTTCCTCAATTCGCTATAG
- a CDS encoding IS4-like element ISVvu3 family transposase yields the protein MSIQNYFADFLEESPVDVAQLTTFSEHIPDEWVAKAATLSDKATIRRRRLPSDMVLWLIVGMAFFRNESIAEVARRMNVCAEGLADEELLAKSALTQARQRLGKAAPEWLFRQCSHTWGLERYPEDTWQGLQVFAIDGALFRTADTSELREHFGSGNTSSERQTPHPVLRVVTMMNVRSHVIVDAAISPYRRGEIPLAMPFIDSLPDNSLTLLDKGFYGADLLLSLQNSGSNRHWLLPAKKGVKFRLLDDEESDDMLVEMKVSPQARKKNPNLPEKWQVRAVTYQVQGKHKTVFTSLPREEYDAESVAELYHERWEIELGYRDIKSSMQHNALVLRSKTVELVYQELWGLLLGYNLVRREASQAAVAHGRMANEISFKYACQFIASQLKVMSKAVSPGNTPKRLKSLRGDLSILFIDKRPKPNRPRAVKISKTRYPVNRKAAPLK from the coding sequence ATGTCTATCCAAAACTATTTTGCTGACTTTCTTGAAGAGAGTCCTGTTGATGTCGCTCAGCTCACCACCTTCTCCGAGCATATTCCTGATGAGTGGGTTGCTAAAGCGGCAACACTTTCCGATAAAGCGACAATTCGTCGACGTCGTTTACCTAGTGATATGGTTCTTTGGCTTATTGTTGGAATGGCGTTTTTCCGCAATGAGTCTATTGCAGAAGTCGCACGGCGAATGAATGTCTGTGCCGAGGGCTTAGCCGATGAGGAACTGCTAGCTAAAAGTGCTTTAACGCAAGCAAGGCAACGCCTTGGTAAAGCTGCTCCAGAATGGTTGTTTAGACAATGCAGTCACACATGGGGTCTAGAGCGTTACCCCGAGGATACTTGGCAAGGCTTACAAGTCTTCGCTATTGATGGGGCTCTTTTTCGAACCGCTGATACATCAGAACTAAGAGAACATTTTGGGTCAGGTAATACATCCAGCGAGAGGCAGACACCTCATCCAGTACTCAGGGTGGTGACCATGATGAATGTTCGCTCACATGTCATTGTAGACGCAGCTATAAGCCCCTATCGTCGTGGTGAAATACCGCTTGCAATGCCCTTTATTGACTCTCTACCTGATAACTCATTGACTTTACTAGATAAGGGGTTTTATGGCGCAGACTTACTTCTTTCTCTCCAAAATAGTGGCTCCAACAGGCATTGGTTGTTACCAGCGAAGAAAGGGGTGAAATTCAGACTTCTGGACGATGAAGAGAGCGACGACATGTTGGTAGAAATGAAAGTCTCTCCACAGGCTCGCAAGAAAAATCCTAACCTACCTGAAAAATGGCAAGTCAGAGCCGTTACTTATCAAGTACAAGGTAAGCACAAAACAGTGTTTACGTCTTTGCCTAGGGAAGAGTACGATGCGGAATCAGTAGCCGAGCTTTACCATGAGAGATGGGAAATTGAGTTAGGGTACAGAGACATAAAAAGTTCGATGCAGCACAACGCGTTAGTGCTGAGGAGTAAGACGGTCGAGCTTGTCTATCAAGAGTTATGGGGGCTGTTGCTTGGTTATAACTTGGTAAGACGAGAAGCCAGTCAAGCGGCCGTAGCACATGGTCGAATGGCCAATGAAATCAGTTTTAAATACGCTTGTCAGTTCATCGCTAGTCAACTGAAAGTAATGAGCAAAGCGGTATCTCCAGGTAATACACCGAAGCGTCTAAAAAGTCTGCGCGGAGACTTATCCATCCTTTTTATAGACAAACGCCCTAAGCCAAATCGGCCTAGGGCGGTAAAAATATCAAAGACCCGATATCCTGTTAATCGCAAAGCAGCTCCTCTTAAGTGA
- a CDS encoding zinc-dependent metalloprotease: protein MHFKKVALASAITAILAGCGADDQAYDTLSKPENSFEKTNVKTDQVYLYMPSMANAPKFAGSMAPFMQGQEKLVTLAFEASQDNSGSGELKVRMISPDVISQGEIDKGQLGRWINNPDDTSLVLSIPVDYVDYQCRENDYGECTNKEEKVDNNEVRWQDRRFFEPSFDDVKVAEATWNQLFTFASGCYTKVGSPRVAANANTGWKGYEVTADGVINFEVKQDYRIANNWRCMINSLSSNGFDMDKLSFTASQFYSLVPLDLVRSSSTEYEPVMYLKGDEDTFGFFANEVGRPDPSYVDGQFDQKFSYLHRFNPSLEFIDYHLSDSFDQNEETRFFKQVTKDVIDRINPQLEKVGVPKIRLHEPSGKLSGDLRYNVINLIDEPLDNGLAGYGPSAVNPLTGEIVHAHVNQYSGVLRSISDWLWDRIAQDYNKGRVELVAKPDTGSTSNATNSTGESTTSNSVASITEASQSTEVVSLGDMVAFEQSPMANESMADVIAAVKEELEANDENVSFEDLSAIKELERRLWAENNMYPVSALRSGATLKSLPSSIGGMSFNFQDASLWNNGQIGEVGSLKEWADLTEKQQEELSLFIVGVFYAKTLVHELGHNFGLRHNFKGSNDASNYFKDHELAEHGLKVVPGYSSIMDYNPSLLNALPVFGPYDLAALRFGYKRQVEATETVVNQADNTTSEQTVYLDAGQYDAQLREEILDPYKAPSDLLSDGTIKALASENPAIPMRDFAFCTDGNVSLNDDCNRHDEGRNRSEIMSYKLETYDDLYYKRTVRGMRENFSEGTMMSYTVRRVQEFQDWRNALHVYDRYRELVFSSPLSHIQMQGLPKAQEAFCSDEANATRWPFAVYCGAPLAVDKARDQLVNILITPDHTCEIEKADGSFTYKKLAEIMGNYSMRNNFPINFVPTTCFDDTIKASLATGEKVVGEIGKFLNSGKAPRPAPVNNYSNYIDYIGHWPDKLAASVALVDRVGMRRSTDRSTTSLLELPETTGLANGFFQFYPKGDLLLDTLILGEEFLYLNFKDEQGNYSRPKGDFTAITWDDKVETMPYYGSWSVRNYFALPRFEEVPLTKAILTAMVWHSAGNMVDQRDEVLARKISMRSEPVGSMSDLRTFKRSNGTTYYATPENSYAWNMIAFTNDIKALQEAEAASVDLTTVTLEAVVLADYQDAEKRAELLKKYAYQLKSLENLPVYNRTSYLSDDLHAH, encoded by the coding sequence ATGCATTTTAAAAAAGTAGCATTAGCGTCTGCAATAACAGCTATTTTAGCCGGCTGTGGCGCAGATGACCAAGCATATGACACACTAAGCAAACCAGAAAATTCGTTTGAAAAAACGAATGTAAAAACAGACCAAGTTTATCTTTATATGCCATCTATGGCGAACGCTCCTAAGTTTGCAGGCTCAATGGCCCCGTTTATGCAGGGACAAGAAAAGCTTGTAACTTTGGCGTTTGAAGCGAGCCAGGATAACTCGGGATCTGGCGAGTTGAAGGTACGAATGATTAGCCCTGACGTCATTAGCCAGGGAGAAATTGATAAAGGTCAATTAGGACGTTGGATCAATAATCCAGACGACACAAGTCTAGTTCTTTCCATTCCAGTTGACTACGTAGACTACCAATGTCGTGAAAATGACTACGGGGAGTGTACGAATAAAGAAGAAAAAGTAGATAACAATGAAGTGCGTTGGCAAGACCGCCGCTTTTTTGAACCTAGCTTTGATGATGTAAAAGTTGCTGAAGCAACATGGAACCAGTTATTCACATTCGCAAGTGGATGTTATACGAAAGTGGGTAGCCCTCGAGTTGCTGCAAACGCTAACACGGGTTGGAAGGGATACGAAGTTACAGCCGATGGCGTAATTAACTTTGAAGTTAAACAAGATTATCGTATCGCAAACAACTGGCGCTGCATGATTAACTCCTTAAGTAGTAACGGCTTTGACATGGATAAGTTGTCGTTTACGGCATCTCAATTCTATTCTCTTGTGCCTCTCGACCTTGTTCGCTCTTCATCGACAGAATATGAACCAGTGATGTATCTGAAAGGTGATGAGGATACTTTTGGCTTCTTTGCTAATGAAGTAGGCCGTCCTGATCCATCGTATGTAGATGGACAATTTGATCAGAAGTTTAGCTATCTTCACCGTTTTAACCCAAGCCTAGAATTTATTGATTACCATCTTTCGGACAGTTTTGATCAAAACGAAGAAACACGGTTCTTTAAGCAGGTCACGAAAGATGTTATTGACCGAATTAATCCACAGTTAGAGAAAGTGGGTGTTCCCAAAATTCGTCTTCACGAACCTTCAGGTAAGTTGTCAGGTGATTTGAGATACAATGTTATCAACTTGATTGATGAGCCACTAGACAATGGTTTGGCTGGGTATGGCCCCTCAGCGGTTAACCCGTTGACAGGCGAAATTGTTCACGCACATGTAAACCAGTACTCAGGTGTTTTGCGTTCAATCTCTGATTGGCTATGGGATCGTATTGCTCAAGATTATAACAAAGGGCGAGTTGAATTAGTTGCAAAACCGGATACAGGTTCTACATCTAACGCGACAAACAGCACTGGAGAATCAACTACATCAAACTCTGTCGCCTCTATTACTGAAGCGTCTCAGTCTACAGAAGTTGTTTCTTTGGGAGATATGGTTGCGTTTGAGCAATCTCCAATGGCGAATGAGTCTATGGCCGATGTCATTGCCGCTGTTAAAGAAGAACTTGAAGCCAATGATGAGAATGTCTCATTTGAAGATTTAAGTGCTATCAAAGAGTTGGAGCGTCGTCTGTGGGCTGAGAACAATATGTACCCAGTTTCAGCGCTTCGATCTGGTGCTACATTGAAGAGTCTGCCAAGTTCTATTGGTGGTATGAGCTTCAACTTCCAAGATGCATCTCTTTGGAACAATGGTCAAATAGGCGAAGTTGGTAGCCTAAAAGAATGGGCTGATTTGACGGAGAAACAACAAGAAGAGCTGAGCCTGTTCATTGTTGGCGTATTCTATGCGAAAACGCTTGTACATGAGCTAGGCCATAACTTTGGTCTTCGTCACAACTTCAAAGGTAGTAATGATGCTTCAAACTACTTTAAAGATCATGAGCTTGCCGAGCACGGTCTGAAAGTAGTACCTGGGTATTCATCGATCATGGATTACAACCCATCGCTATTGAATGCACTACCAGTTTTTGGTCCTTATGATTTGGCCGCTTTACGTTTTGGTTATAAGCGTCAAGTTGAAGCTACTGAAACGGTAGTGAATCAAGCAGACAATACCACGAGCGAGCAAACTGTTTATCTCGATGCTGGCCAGTATGATGCGCAGCTTCGCGAGGAGATTCTTGATCCTTACAAGGCACCTTCGGATCTTCTAAGTGACGGTACAATCAAAGCGCTAGCATCGGAAAACCCTGCGATTCCGATGAGAGACTTTGCGTTTTGTACTGACGGAAATGTAAGTTTAAATGATGACTGTAACCGTCATGATGAAGGGCGCAACCGTTCTGAAATTATGTCTTACAAGTTAGAAACTTACGATGACCTGTACTACAAACGTACAGTACGTGGTATGAGAGAGAACTTCTCTGAAGGGACGATGATGAGTTACACAGTTCGTCGAGTTCAAGAGTTCCAAGATTGGCGTAATGCCCTACATGTATACGATCGCTACCGTGAGTTAGTATTCTCTAGCCCTCTTTCACATATCCAAATGCAGGGCTTGCCAAAAGCACAGGAAGCGTTCTGTAGTGATGAAGCAAATGCAACTCGTTGGCCATTTGCCGTTTACTGTGGTGCTCCATTAGCTGTTGATAAAGCGCGTGATCAACTTGTAAACATCCTGATTACTCCAGACCATACGTGTGAAATTGAGAAAGCTGACGGTTCATTTACTTACAAGAAACTTGCAGAGATCATGGGCAATTATTCAATGCGTAATAATTTCCCTATCAACTTCGTCCCGACGACATGTTTTGATGACACTATCAAAGCGTCATTAGCAACAGGGGAAAAAGTTGTAGGTGAGATAGGTAAGTTCCTAAACAGTGGCAAGGCTCCACGTCCTGCTCCAGTAAATAACTACTCTAACTACATCGATTACATCGGTCATTGGCCAGATAAACTAGCGGCATCCGTGGCACTAGTTGATCGTGTTGGTATGCGTCGTTCAACAGATCGCTCTACGACATCACTGTTAGAATTACCAGAAACGACAGGGTTAGCAAATGGATTTTTCCAGTTCTATCCGAAAGGGGATCTCTTGCTAGATACTTTGATTTTGGGTGAAGAGTTTCTTTATCTGAACTTCAAAGATGAACAAGGTAATTACTCTCGACCAAAAGGTGACTTCACTGCAATAACATGGGACGATAAAGTCGAAACTATGCCATATTACGGTAGTTGGAGTGTACGTAATTACTTTGCGCTTCCTCGTTTCGAAGAAGTTCCATTGACCAAAGCTATTTTGACGGCAATGGTTTGGCATTCAGCAGGAAATATGGTGGATCAGCGTGATGAAGTATTAGCTCGCAAGATCAGTATGCGAAGTGAACCTGTTGGCTCAATGAGTGATTTACGTACGTTTAAACGCTCAAACGGCACTACTTACTACGCTACACCAGAAAACAGCTACGCTTGGAATATGATTGCATTCACGAATGACATTAAAGCGTTGCAAGAAGCTGAAGCAGCCTCTGTTGATTTGACAACGGTGACTTTAGAAGCTGTGGTGCTTGCAGATTATCAAGATGCTGAAAAACGAGCTGAGTTGCTTAAGAAGTATGCCTACCAGTTGAAGTCTCTGGAGAATTTACCAGTATATAACCGTACTAGTTACTTATCTGATGACTTACACGCACACTAA